A part of Hydrogenobacter sp. T-8 genomic DNA contains:
- the ahbA gene encoding siroheme decarboxylase subunit alpha, which produces MGEYESLLKEVQQEIPITQRPFLSIGDRLSMKEEEVIEVLKTLKQEKIIRQISPIYDTRMLGYDSSLVAFRVELGKIEDVARFINSHPGVSHNYEREDEFNLWFTLAVPPNAPLSLEDTVRLMAQRVGVKDFVILRTVRMFKIGVRLTYENLEEREEVEERELIYRPLEDIEIRLVKVTQEDMPLVKRPFLEWSKKLGVKEQELIELMRSLKERGILRRIGAILFHRRAGWIANGMAVWNVEKERVEEVGRFIAGFKGVSHCYERTTNAVWRYNLFSMVHGRDRGEVEALVRKIAEELSLKDYKVLFSKREFKKRRVRYFTEEFYLWYRDFIGAVSSF; this is translated from the coding sequence ATGGGGGAATACGAAAGCCTGCTCAAGGAAGTTCAACAGGAAATACCAATTACCCAAAGACCTTTTTTGTCTATAGGGGATAGGCTTAGCATGAAAGAGGAAGAGGTAATAGAGGTGCTAAAAACCCTTAAACAGGAGAAAATCATCAGGCAGATATCACCTATATACGATACGAGAATGCTTGGATATGACTCTTCGCTCGTAGCCTTTAGGGTTGAGCTAGGGAAGATTGAGGATGTTGCAAGGTTTATAAATTCCCATCCAGGCGTTAGTCATAACTATGAAAGAGAAGATGAGTTCAATCTTTGGTTTACGCTGGCGGTTCCGCCCAACGCTCCCTTAAGCCTTGAGGATACTGTAAGACTTATGGCACAGAGGGTTGGTGTAAAAGACTTTGTAATACTCAGAACTGTCAGAATGTTCAAGATTGGAGTTAGACTTACCTACGAAAACCTTGAAGAGAGGGAGGAGGTAGAAGAAAGGGAACTTATTTACAGACCGCTTGAGGATATAGAGATAAGGCTGGTGAAAGTTACTCAGGAAGATATGCCACTTGTAAAAAGACCCTTTCTTGAATGGTCAAAAAAGCTCGGAGTTAAAGAGCAAGAGCTTATTGAGCTTATGCGTTCCCTTAAGGAGAGGGGTATTCTCAGGAGGATAGGAGCTATCCTTTTCCATAGAAGGGCTGGTTGGATTGCCAATGGGATGGCTGTATGGAATGTGGAAAAGGAGAGGGTTGAGGAAGTGGGAAGGTTTATAGCGGGCTTTAAGGGAGTTTCCCATTGCTACGAGCGAACTACAAACGCTGTTTGGAGGTATAACCTCTTTTCCATGGTGCACGGAAGGGACAGAGGTGAGGTAGAAGCCCTTGTCAGAAAAATAGCGGAGGAGTTGTCCTTAAAAGATTACAAGGTGCTTTTCTCCAAGAGGGAGTTCAAGAAAAGAAGGGTCAGATACTTTACCGAGGAATTCTACCTTTGGTATAGGGACTTTATAGGGGCAGTCTCTTCTTTTTGA
- a CDS encoding nickel-dependent hydrogenase large subunit produces the protein MGGMPSPIDLDSDTAINMEKLGRVKTLIDQMVDFVDRVYLPDIVAIASFYKEWFQKGEGIGNFLVLGEPEGDSYREGKFFIPPTFIRNRRLEAYEDVDYSKVEEYITHSWYSYSKGDQVGLHPFEGETVLNYTGPEPPYEFLNVEGKYSWLKAPRYDGLPAEVGPLARVLSLYARDMLGVKELVDSYLSKLGLNHSALFSTMGRTLARGIETHIYAHAMKRWYDELIENIRSGDTKTFNAEKWKPSTWEKETKGLGLMEAPRGSLSHWVHIRDGKIENYQAVVPTTWNGSPRDAKGQPSPYEASLVGHALANPQEPLEILRTIHSFDPCLACAVHLYREEEELTSVRIL, from the coding sequence GTGGGGGGTATGCCATCGCCCATTGACCTTGATAGCGACACAGCCATAAACATGGAAAAGCTCGGAAGGGTCAAAACATTGATAGACCAGATGGTAGACTTTGTGGATAGGGTTTACCTTCCGGACATAGTGGCTATCGCCAGTTTTTACAAAGAGTGGTTCCAAAAGGGGGAGGGTATTGGTAACTTTTTGGTGCTTGGAGAACCAGAGGGCGACTCCTACAGAGAAGGTAAATTTTTCATTCCACCCACCTTTATAAGAAACAGAAGGTTGGAAGCCTATGAGGATGTGGACTACTCAAAGGTGGAGGAGTATATTACCCATAGCTGGTATAGTTATTCTAAGGGGGATCAGGTGGGACTTCACCCCTTTGAAGGTGAGACGGTGCTTAATTACACAGGTCCAGAACCACCCTATGAATTTCTTAATGTGGAGGGTAAATATAGCTGGCTGAAGGCTCCAAGGTACGATGGTTTGCCTGCGGAGGTGGGCCCTCTTGCCAGAGTTTTATCTCTATACGCAAGGGATATGCTTGGTGTAAAGGAATTGGTAGATTCCTATCTCTCAAAACTCGGACTTAACCACTCAGCCCTCTTTTCAACCATGGGCAGGACACTTGCCAGAGGCATAGAAACCCACATCTACGCACACGCTATGAAAAGATGGTATGATGAGCTAATAGAAAACATAAGGTCTGGAGATACAAAAACCTTTAACGCGGAAAAATGGAAACCTTCCACTTGGGAGAAGGAAACAAAAGGGCTTGGCCTCATGGAAGCACCAAGGGGTTCCCTTTCCCACTGGGTTCACATAAGAGATGGCAAAATAGAAAACTATCAGGCTGTGGTGCCTACCACATGGAACGGCTCACCAAGGGATGCAAAGGGTCAACCATCTCCCTACGAAGCCTCCCTTGTGGGACACGCCCTTGCAAATCCCCAAGAACCTCTTGAGATTTTAAGAACCATACACTCCTTTGACCCTTGCCTTGCCTGTGCGGTGCATCTATATAGAGAGGAAGAAGAGCTAACCTCAGTAAGGATCCTGTAG
- the pyrE gene encoding orotate phosphoribosyltransferase, translating to MDRERLKALIRERSLKVADEPIFKLSSGKLSKYYIDLKQITFDPESVYILGKVLYQAIKDLKPQGVGGLTLGADPIAYAVSMVSYLEGDTIKPFVVRKEPKAHGTGKQVEGLLRAGDRVVVLEDVITTGGSALKAVQACKREGYEVLCVYAVVDREESGRENLQREGLEVYALFRVSELL from the coding sequence ATGGATAGAGAAAGACTAAAAGCTCTAATAAGGGAAAGGTCTCTCAAGGTTGCGGACGAGCCTATATTCAAACTTTCTTCTGGAAAGCTAAGCAAGTATTATATAGACCTAAAGCAGATAACCTTTGACCCAGAAAGTGTGTATATTTTGGGTAAGGTTTTATATCAGGCTATAAAAGACCTAAAGCCTCAGGGTGTGGGAGGTCTAACCCTTGGTGCGGACCCTATAGCCTATGCGGTAAGCATGGTCTCATACCTTGAGGGAGATACCATAAAACCCTTTGTGGTCCGAAAGGAGCCAAAGGCTCACGGCACTGGAAAGCAGGTGGAAGGGCTACTAAGGGCAGGAGACAGGGTTGTGGTTTTAGAGGATGTGATAACCACAGGAGGTTCTGCTCTCAAGGCAGTCCAAGCCTGCAAAAGGGAGGGCTATGAAGTGCTTTGTGTCTATGCGGTGGTTGATAGAGAAGAGAGTGGCAGGGAAAACTTACAAAGGGAAGGTCTTGAAGTATACGCTCTTTTTAGAGTGTCTGAGCTTTTGTAA
- a CDS encoding Gfo/Idh/MocA family oxidoreductase produces MHVLLVGLGNMGNKYFWKLEELGEKLVLCDIDPNKEKKPYPFYCHFGDIKEELKAVIVAVDPKEHVGIAQEFLKKGIPLLLEKPPALSSKEFDRIKDYPNLYISEVESYSVCVDFLQRPKKFIKIERFGRAKGYISPLWDLAWHDLYLLQRISKNIVLRDLRIEKNIWTLEGYIDGVPFSLSVAWEHPEPRRVWNIDDKLMLDFGNERVYEDQRVVKEEKRDKLKLMLQDFLRGTYDPQSVERAYINLRILESLS; encoded by the coding sequence ATGCATGTCCTTTTGGTAGGACTTGGCAATATGGGAAACAAATACTTTTGGAAGTTAGAGGAGCTTGGTGAGAAACTGGTTCTGTGCGATATAGACCCAAACAAGGAAAAAAAGCCTTACCCTTTCTATTGTCATTTTGGAGATATTAAAGAAGAGCTCAAGGCGGTTATAGTAGCAGTAGACCCAAAGGAGCATGTAGGCATAGCCCAAGAATTTTTAAAGAAAGGAATACCTCTTCTTCTTGAAAAGCCTCCCGCATTAAGCTCTAAGGAGTTTGACAGAATAAAAGACTACCCAAACCTGTATATCTCAGAGGTGGAAAGCTATTCGGTGTGTGTGGATTTTTTGCAAAGACCGAAGAAGTTCATAAAGATAGAGAGGTTTGGCAGAGCAAAAGGCTACATTTCGCCACTTTGGGACCTCGCTTGGCATGACCTGTATCTCCTTCAGAGAATTTCCAAAAACATAGTTCTTAGAGACCTTAGAATAGAAAAAAACATATGGACTCTTGAAGGCTACATAGATGGAGTCCCCTTTAGCCTAAGTGTCGCATGGGAGCATCCAGAGCCAAGAAGAGTGTGGAATATAGATGACAAGCTCATGCTGGACTTTGGCAACGAGAGAGTATACGAAGACCAAAGGGTGGTCAAGGAAGAAAAAAGAGACAAGCTAAAACTTATGCTACAGGACTTTTTAAGAGGCACATACGACCCACAGAGCGTAGAGAGAGCATACATAAACCTAAGAATTCTTGAGAGTCTCTCTTAG
- a CDS encoding DUF29 family protein gives MEKELKELYREDFPLWAEINYQLLKAGRYQEVDWENLYTELEKLIQREVDEVASYLSLLLEKLYIWENYKELIKEPKRHRIEIYHLRDRIELELEFSPSMRQRLERELYRAWNYARVRIRLWLESLDKKSEAISFFYTFIDCPYDLTEALTGKIEDT, from the coding sequence ATGGAAAAAGAGCTAAAGGAGCTATACAGAGAAGATTTTCCTCTCTGGGCTGAGATAAACTACCAACTTCTCAAGGCAGGAAGATATCAAGAAGTTGACTGGGAAAATCTATACACAGAATTGGAAAAGCTAATCCAGAGGGAGGTGGACGAGGTAGCAAGCTATTTATCTTTACTCTTGGAAAAGCTATACATATGGGAAAACTACAAGGAGCTTATAAAAGAGCCAAAAAGACACAGAATAGAGATATATCACCTTAGAGACAGGATTGAGTTGGAGTTAGAGTTTTCGCCAAGCATGAGACAGAGGCTTGAAAGGGAACTTTATAGGGCTTGGAACTACGCAAGGGTTAGGATAAGACTTTGGCTTGAGAGCTTGGATAAGAAGTCAGAAGCTATAAGTTTTTTCTACACCTTTATAGATTGTCCCTATGACCTAACAGAAGCCCTTACGGGTAAAATAGAAGACACATGA
- the lysS gene encoding lysine--tRNA ligase produces the protein MEGSRLEKLRELAERKQAYPYRFEISTQIGDIRNKYEKPTENRELVLRGVVKRSSKIEEGCLLRLASSKGVEILAITQQELKVGQEYVLMGKLGRYEGKLCLYDAVLWEGQALEIEDIKPLYDLDPNFEEVSLAGRLITLRSMGKAIFGHLQDATGRIQIYLKKDVVGEESFREFEELVDTGDILGVRGKLFRTNTGELTVEVESFKILSKSLHPMPEKWHGIKDVEVRYRQRYLDLIANEEARKIFLLRSKVIKELRNFLDKEGFLEVETPILQHIASGANAKPFITYHNYLEQNLYLRIAPELYLKRLIVGGFNKVYELGKNFRNEGVDTTHNPEFTMVEFYTAYWDYKDLMDFTERLLSHVLLSTVGSLKLTYGGRELDFTPPYKRYGYFELLEEKTGKDKDFFLRDLEGLRKLAKEIGVPKAETLTHAKLIDKVFDLLVEDELWGPCFVLDFPKILSPLAKSHREDPDLVERFELFVAGKELANAYTELNDPFEQRERFLEQLREKEMGDEEAMQMDEDFITALEYGMPPTAGEGIGIDRLVMILADVDSIREVILFPALRRV, from the coding sequence ATGGAAGGGTCAAGACTTGAAAAGTTAAGGGAATTAGCAGAGAGAAAACAGGCTTATCCCTATAGGTTTGAGATAAGCACTCAGATAGGCGATATTAGGAACAAGTATGAAAAACCTACAGAAAACAGAGAGCTTGTCTTAAGAGGGGTTGTAAAAAGGTCTTCGAAAATAGAAGAGGGCTGTCTTTTAAGGCTTGCAAGTTCCAAAGGCGTGGAGATACTCGCCATAACACAACAAGAACTAAAGGTTGGACAGGAATACGTCCTTATGGGAAAACTTGGTAGGTATGAGGGGAAGCTTTGCCTTTATGACGCGGTTCTGTGGGAGGGACAAGCCCTTGAGATAGAAGATATAAAGCCTCTTTATGACCTTGACCCTAACTTTGAAGAGGTTTCCCTCGCTGGAAGGCTTATAACCCTTAGGAGCATGGGTAAGGCTATCTTTGGACATTTGCAGGATGCTACAGGTAGGATACAGATATACCTCAAAAAGGATGTGGTGGGTGAGGAATCCTTTAGGGAGTTTGAGGAGCTTGTGGATACTGGAGATATATTGGGCGTGAGGGGCAAGCTCTTTAGGACAAACACAGGAGAGCTAACGGTAGAGGTAGAGAGCTTTAAGATACTCTCAAAAAGTCTACACCCTATGCCAGAAAAGTGGCACGGCATAAAGGATGTGGAAGTAAGATACCGCCAAAGATACCTTGACCTAATAGCCAACGAAGAGGCAAGGAAGATTTTCCTATTAAGGAGCAAGGTCATTAAGGAGCTAAGAAACTTTTTAGACAAGGAAGGTTTCCTTGAGGTGGAAACTCCCATACTTCAACACATAGCCTCTGGGGCTAATGCAAAGCCCTTTATAACCTATCACAACTACCTTGAGCAGAACCTATACCTTAGGATAGCACCAGAGCTTTATCTCAAAAGGCTAATCGTGGGTGGCTTTAACAAGGTCTATGAGCTTGGTAAAAACTTCCGCAACGAGGGTGTGGATACCACCCACAACCCAGAGTTTACCATGGTGGAGTTTTATACCGCTTACTGGGACTATAAGGACCTTATGGACTTTACAGAAAGGCTTTTATCGCATGTTCTACTTTCAACGGTGGGCAGTCTAAAGCTAACTTATGGAGGCAGAGAGCTTGACTTTACACCACCATACAAAAGGTATGGATACTTTGAGCTTTTAGAGGAAAAAACAGGCAAGGACAAGGACTTTTTCTTAAGAGATTTAGAGGGTCTAAGAAAGCTTGCAAAGGAGATAGGAGTGCCAAAGGCAGAGACTTTAACTCATGCCAAACTCATAGATAAGGTTTTTGACCTTTTAGTGGAGGATGAGCTTTGGGGTCCTTGCTTTGTCTTGGACTTTCCAAAGATACTCTCGCCTCTTGCCAAAAGCCACAGAGAAGACCCAGACCTTGTGGAGAGGTTTGAGCTCTTTGTGGCAGGAAAGGAGCTTGCCAACGCCTACACGGAGCTAAACGACCCCTTTGAACAAAGGGAGAGGTTTTTGGAGCAGTTAAGGGAAAAGGAGATGGGAGACGAAGAAGCTATGCAGATGGACGAGGACTTTATAACCGCCCTTGAGTATGGTATGCCGCCAACCGCAGGAGAAGGCATAGGTATAGACAGGCTTGTGATGATACTGGCAGACGTGGACTCTATAAGGGAGGTTATACTCTTTCCAGCCTTGAGGAGGGTCTGA
- a CDS encoding ZIP family metal transporter, whose translation MNILFISSLLLLGTFLGSLLAVLLKKPFLSVGVSLSFTGGVMLVASFTSLILPGLEVGSFFEVAFGIVLGFVLMALVESLVPHEHTIKGMEGISPQRLSRLYLIVFAVIIHNIPEGLSVGIASAYSGEKGFQTAIAIALQDIPEGFVVSLPLMVITGKVLMPLWVGFLSGFLEALFSLIGYAFFEVFKNLLAVGLGFGGGAMVYITAKEVFPEAYAEGKHTQSTIAFLLGLLLMLFLDTSL comes from the coding sequence ATGAACATACTTTTCATATCCTCTCTTCTACTTCTTGGCACTTTTCTTGGTAGCCTGCTTGCTGTCCTGCTTAAAAAGCCCTTTTTAAGCGTTGGTGTGAGCCTTTCTTTTACAGGTGGTGTTATGCTCGTTGCCAGCTTTACAAGTCTTATCTTGCCTGGGCTTGAGGTGGGTAGCTTTTTTGAGGTTGCCTTTGGCATTGTTTTAGGCTTTGTGCTTATGGCTTTGGTGGAAAGCCTTGTGCCTCACGAGCATACCATAAAGGGTATGGAAGGTATCTCTCCTCAAAGACTAAGCAGGCTATACTTGATAGTGTTTGCGGTAATTATTCACAACATACCCGAAGGCTTAAGCGTAGGTATAGCATCCGCCTACTCAGGAGAGAAAGGTTTTCAAACCGCTATAGCCATAGCCCTCCAAGATATTCCAGAAGGCTTTGTGGTGAGCTTACCTCTCATGGTGATTACAGGCAAGGTTCTTATGCCCTTGTGGGTTGGCTTTCTTAGCGGTTTTCTTGAAGCCCTCTTTTCTCTAATAGGCTATGCCTTTTTTGAGGTCTTCAAAAACCTTTTGGCGGTAGGTCTTGGTTTTGGTGGTGGTGCTATGGTATACATTACCGCAAAGGAGGTCTTCCCAGAAGCCTACGCAGAAGGCAAACACACCCAGTCCACCATAGCCTTTCTTTTGGGACTTTTGCTTATGCTCTTTCTTGATACCTCACTTTAG
- a CDS encoding histone deacetylase family protein, whose product MKTGIVYDPIYLKHHWKGHPENKDRLIAIIQELERKGILKELVHISPRRANAQEVSLNHDPAYIQEVADFCSAGGGYLDPDTYTVPDSYEVALYAVGGVLEGIDRLLNGDVEAVFCAIRPPGHHAEYAKAMGFCLFNNIAIGAHYLLQKGYERVFIVDFDAHHGNGTQRSFYEEDRVFYFSSHEYPFYPGTGSSEEKGVGRGYGFTHNEPLPAGAGDMEFDRIYGEVFPRLFYEYSPQFLLVSAGYDAHRDDPLTYLNLSTEGFGRLVESLLQNTKRLSVPVLFALEGGYNLKALSECVSITLQKMLEA is encoded by the coding sequence ATGAAGACAGGCATTGTTTACGACCCCATATACCTTAAGCACCACTGGAAGGGTCATCCAGAAAACAAGGATAGGCTAATAGCCATAATTCAGGAACTTGAAAGAAAAGGTATTTTAAAAGAGCTTGTTCATATAAGCCCAAGGAGGGCTAACGCTCAAGAGGTTTCCCTCAATCACGACCCCGCATACATACAGGAAGTGGCAGATTTTTGCTCTGCCGGTGGAGGATACCTTGACCCAGATACTTACACAGTTCCTGATTCTTACGAGGTAGCTCTGTATGCGGTGGGCGGAGTGCTTGAAGGTATAGACAGGCTCTTGAACGGAGATGTGGAGGCAGTCTTTTGTGCAATAAGACCTCCGGGACATCATGCAGAATACGCTAAGGCTATGGGCTTTTGCCTTTTTAACAACATAGCCATAGGCGCCCACTATCTTCTTCAGAAAGGCTATGAAAGGGTCTTTATAGTGGACTTTGACGCCCACCATGGAAACGGCACTCAAAGGAGCTTCTACGAAGAGGACAGGGTTTTTTATTTCTCCTCCCACGAGTATCCCTTCTACCCCGGCACAGGCTCTTCAGAGGAAAAGGGTGTAGGTAGAGGCTATGGATTTACTCATAACGAACCCCTTCCTGCGGGAGCAGGTGATATGGAGTTTGACAGGATATATGGTGAAGTTTTTCCAAGGCTCTTTTATGAGTATTCGCCTCAGTTCCTTCTTGTCTCAGCGGGCTACGACGCCCACAGGGATGATCCTCTTACATACCTTAATCTCTCCACAGAGGGCTTTGGTAGACTTGTGGAGAGCCTTCTCCAAAATACCAAAAGGCTGTCAGTGCCAGTCCTCTTTGCCCTTGAGGGAGGTTACAATCTCAAAGCCCTCTCGGAGTGCGTCAGCATTACACTGCAGAAGATGTTGGAGGCTTAG
- a CDS encoding ferredoxin reductase, which translates to MELEKKPIREFTAEVIRVIHETPSTKTLVFDISHVDFDFYPGQYVMVNVPYEDQVLKRAYSIASPPTQKETLELTIKKVPEGRASTYLTEKVKEGDEFLLKGPYGKFVWLPQMGTSLVLIGAGSGIVPLMCILRYIVSAKLEHVKATLLYSNTHYEEIIYREELERMDKHSNIKVVHTLTRSHPPDWKGYTGRINVEMILKEVEDIPTNLYYLCGPPAFVEDIASMLLELGVDKNQIKKEKYD; encoded by the coding sequence ATGGAGCTTGAGAAAAAGCCAATAAGGGAATTTACCGCAGAGGTTATAAGGGTTATACACGAGACGCCCAGCACAAAAACCTTGGTCTTTGACATAAGCCATGTGGACTTTGACTTCTACCCAGGGCAGTATGTGATGGTGAATGTCCCCTACGAGGATCAAGTGCTAAAAAGAGCTTACTCTATTGCAAGCCCACCCACTCAAAAAGAGACCCTTGAGCTAACCATAAAGAAAGTGCCAGAAGGCAGAGCCTCTACCTATCTCACAGAAAAGGTAAAGGAAGGAGACGAGTTTCTCCTAAAGGGACCCTATGGAAAGTTTGTGTGGCTTCCTCAAATGGGCACAAGCCTTGTGCTTATAGGTGCAGGAAGTGGCATAGTGCCTCTTATGTGCATACTAAGATACATAGTCTCCGCCAAGTTAGAACACGTGAAGGCTACGCTTTTATATTCAAACACCCACTATGAGGAGATAATCTACAGAGAAGAGTTAGAGAGAATGGATAAGCACTCAAACATAAAGGTAGTCCACACCCTTACACGCTCTCATCCACCAGATTGGAAGGGATACACGGGAAGGATAAATGTGGAGATGATACTAAAAGAGGTGGAGGATATTCCTACAAATCTCTACTACCTTTGTGGACCACCAGCCTTTGTGGAAGACATAGCAAGCATGCTTCTTGAGCTTGGAGTGGATAAGAACCAGATAAAGAAGGAAAAATACGACTAA
- a CDS encoding RtcB family protein: MGLKESLLKVSDFVYKLPENTLQGQKVPVYFYLSDKLFELLEEDAIRQAGNAATLPGVEKAIYVMPDVHVGYGFPVGGVMATDIEEGVISPGSIGYDINCGVRLIATNLTADRVQPVRRELMQEILKSVPAGVGSTGRLRLSKSELSEVAVKGARWAVEKGFGFEEDLTHIESGGALPEADPSKVSDFAFQRGAEELGTVGSGNHFVEVQYVDEIYDEEVAQKLGLSVGQVTIMVHSGSRGFGHQVCVDYLKTAREALRKYQINIPDMQLACMPFSSLEGQDYFKAMNSAANYAFANRQILGYLTADTVRRFFGLSWEELGYRLIYDLAHNIGKVEEHGIDGKRKKLLVHRKGATRAFPPHNPDIPPAYRDIGQPVLLPGDVGRYSFLLVGQEKSMDMSFGSACHGAGRLMSRTKAKEFVKKEGLEKVLGGLVVVARGKGTVAEEIPQAYKDVSEVAYVVHSLGIAKLVARFKPLGTLKG; encoded by the coding sequence ATGGGTCTGAAGGAGAGCCTCCTCAAGGTTTCCGATTTTGTGTATAAACTTCCAGAGAATACACTGCAAGGGCAGAAGGTTCCAGTATACTTCTACCTTAGTGATAAACTCTTTGAGCTTCTTGAGGAGGATGCCATAAGGCAGGCGGGCAACGCCGCAACCTTGCCTGGCGTTGAAAAAGCTATATATGTTATGCCAGATGTGCATGTGGGTTATGGCTTTCCTGTGGGGGGCGTGATGGCAACGGATATAGAGGAGGGTGTCATAAGCCCCGGGTCCATAGGATACGATATAAACTGCGGGGTAAGGCTCATAGCCACCAACCTTACCGCAGACAGGGTTCAACCCGTAAGAAGAGAGCTTATGCAGGAGATACTCAAGAGTGTGCCTGCGGGTGTAGGTTCAACAGGAAGGCTTAGACTTTCAAAATCTGAGCTTTCTGAAGTTGCAGTAAAGGGTGCTCGCTGGGCGGTGGAAAAGGGTTTTGGCTTTGAAGAAGACCTTACGCATATAGAAAGCGGTGGAGCCCTTCCCGAGGCTGACCCTTCAAAGGTTTCAGACTTTGCCTTTCAAAGAGGGGCAGAAGAGCTTGGAACTGTAGGCTCTGGAAACCACTTTGTAGAAGTGCAATACGTGGATGAGATATACGACGAAGAAGTTGCACAAAAACTTGGGCTAAGCGTAGGGCAGGTTACCATAATGGTTCATTCAGGTTCAAGGGGCTTTGGTCATCAGGTGTGCGTGGACTATCTAAAGACCGCAAGGGAAGCCTTAAGAAAGTATCAAATAAATATACCAGATATGCAACTGGCTTGCATGCCCTTTAGCTCCCTAGAGGGGCAGGACTACTTTAAAGCTATGAACTCCGCTGCCAACTACGCCTTTGCCAACAGGCAGATATTGGGATATCTGACCGCAGACACAGTCCGCAGGTTTTTTGGACTTTCATGGGAAGAGCTTGGCTACAGGCTTATTTACGACCTTGCCCACAACATAGGTAAAGTGGAAGAACACGGGATAGATGGTAAAAGAAAGAAACTCCTCGTGCACCGCAAAGGTGCCACCAGAGCCTTTCCGCCACACAACCCTGACATTCCGCCTGCCTATAGGGATATAGGTCAACCGGTGCTTCTGCCAGGGGATGTGGGAAGGTATTCTTTCCTCCTTGTGGGTCAAGAAAAAAGCATGGATATGAGCTTTGGAAGCGCATGCCATGGGGCAGGAAGGCTCATGTCAAGAACAAAGGCAAAAGAGTTTGTAAAAAAAGAAGGGCTTGAAAAAGTGCTTGGCGGTCTTGTGGTAGTGGCAAGGGGCAAAGGAACTGTGGCGGAGGAAATTCCGCAAGCATACAAGGATGTCTCAGAGGTTGCCTATGTGGTTCATTCACTGGGTATAGCAAAACTGGTGGCGAGGTTCAAACCCTTAGGCACTTTAAAGGGTTAA